The genomic interval TTTTACGCTTGTATTAACGCTATAATGCTCTTATATGGATTGTAAAACAGGTATAAGCATAATTTCAATTGTCTTCGCTGGGATGAGCCAGATTTTTTTAGCATTGTATCGCTCTCACCGCCCCCTCGGCTTTGCCCTTGCGGTCGGTTCGGCCTCCAGCGGGTTGTCGGGCCAGTAGTGTTTCGGGTACTGGCCCTTCAAATCCGCCTTAACCGCCTTGTAGGCGTTGGCCCAGAAGCTCGCGAGGTCGCGGGTGACCTGGACCGGGCGGCGGGCAGGGGACAGCAGGTGCAGCAGCACGGGCACCCGGCCGCCGGCGATGCGCGGGGTCTCGGCCAGGCCGAACATCTCCTGCAACCGCACCGCCAGCACCGGCTCCTCGCCGTCATAGTCGATGGGGATGCGGGAGCCGCTCGGCACCTCGACATGGGTCGGGGCCTCGGCGTCCAGGCGGGTCTTCAATTCCCAGGGCAGCAGGGCGCGGAGCGCGCTCGACAGGTCGATGCGCTCCAGATGGGCGCGGCGCGACACGCCGTCGAGGAAGGGGGCCAGCCACTCCTCCAAACCGTCCATCAGGGCGGCGTCGGACAGGTCGGGCCAGCCGTGGACGTCGCCCTCGCGGGCGCGCAGGAACATCACGCGGGTGCGCCATTTGCGCAGCTCGTCGGTCCAGGGCAGGCAGGCGGGGCCGAGCGCGCGGATGCCCTCGATCATCGCGGCAACCATCGCGTCGGCCGGCGGCTTGGCCAGCTTCTCGTCCTTCAGGATCAGGGCGAACAGCATGCGCCGCCGCCGCGCCAGCACCATCTGCTCGCGCGCGTCCCAGGCGACAATGGTCTCCGTGCGGATGTCGTCGGCGAAGCTCTCCTCCAGATCGGCCAGCGTCACCGGGGCGGCCAGGAAGATGCGCGATTCGCGGGCGGCGCCGTCGAGGTCGGCGATGGCGAGCCACTCCTCGGCCGACAGCGGCTCGGCCTGCTGGAAATAGGCGCCGCGCCCGCCCGACAGGCGGTACTGCGCCGCGACTCCGCCCGGTTGGCCGCCGGGACGGCGCTGGCCGATGCGGTCGGGATAGGCCAGCGCCAGCAGGATGCCGACGGCGTTGGAGTCCATCGCGTCGTCGTCGCGCACGCCGAGCTGGCGGCGCCACTGCCGGGCCTGCTTCACCGCCTGCTGTGCCCCGCCGCGGTCGACGCTGAGGCCGCGCGCGGCACCCTGGCCGCCACGCTCCTCGCCGCGCAGCAGGTCGACGCGCAGGCGCAGGTCGGCGTCGCGGAAGCCGGGCTGGCTGCGGACGATGTCGCGTTCGCCTAGGAGGGCGGCGACCAGACAGGCGAGCGCGCCCTGGCCCATCGCCTTGCCGGCCAGCATCATGTGGGCCAGACGCGGATGCACGCCGAAGCCGGCCATGCGTCGGCCGTGCGGGGTGATCGCGCCTTTGCGGTCGAGAGCGCCGAGGCCGGTCAGCAGCTCGCGCGCCTGGGCTATCGCCGCAGGCGGCGGCTGGTCGAGCCAGGACAGGCCGGCGGGGTCGGAGACACCCCACACCGCAAGCTCCAGCGCCAGCGGGGCTAGGTCGGCGTCGGCGATCTCCGGCGTGGTGAAGGGGGCCAGCGCCTTGTGCGTCGCCTCCGGCCACAGGCGGTAGCAGACGCCGGGCTCCAGACGGCCGGCGCGGCCGCGGCGCTGCTCGGCAGAGGCCTGGCTGACCTTCACCGTCGCCAGACGGGTCATGCCGCCGCGCGGGTCGAAACGCGGAACCCGCATCAGGCCGCTGTCGACCACGATGCGGATGCCCTCGATGGTCAGGCTGGTCTCGGCGATCGAGGTGGCCAGCACGATCTTGCGCTGGCCGGGCGGGGTGGGGGCGATGGCCCGGTCCTGCGCCTCGGCCGACAGGTCGCCATAGAGCGGGGCGATGACGGTGTTCGGCCCCAGGTCGGACTGGTCGAGCAGCGACTGGACGCGGCGGATCTCGCCGACGCCGGGCAGGAAGACCAGGGCGTTGCCGGGCTCCTCGCGCAGCGCGCGGCGGACGGCGGCGGCAACGGCGTCCTCGATGCGGGTGCCGTCCATTCTTCCTGTGGGCGCCGGGGCGTCGAGGTGGCGGGTCTCGACCGGGTAGGCGCGGCCCTCGCTGGTCACCATTGCGGCGGGGCCTTGCGTGTCCGCGAGAAGGGTGGCGACCGGGGCGGCGTCCAGCGTCGCCGACATCACGACGAGGCGCAGGTCGTCGCGCAGCGCCCCGCGCGCCTCCTGCACCAGGGCAAGGGCGAGGTCGCTGTCGATGCCGCGCTCGTGGAACTCGTCGAACAGGACGGCACCGACGGCGGGAAGCTCCGGATCCTCCTGAAGCTGGCGCAGGAACAGGCCGTCGGTCACCACCTCGATCCGGGTCTTCGGGCCGATCTTGGTGTCGAGGCGGACGCGGTAGCCGACGGTCTCGCCCACCGCCTCCCCCAGCATCGACGCCATCCGGCGGGCGGCGGCGCGGGCGGCGAGGCGCCGTGGCTCCAGAACCAGGATCTTGCGGCCCTTCAGCCAACCGGCCTCCAGCAGGGCCAGCGGCACGCGGGTTGTCTTGCCGGCACCGGGCGGGGCCTGGAGTACGGCGGTGCCGCGGCTGTCCAGCGCCTCCAAGAGGGCGGGCAGGACGGGATCTATTGGAAGGGGGGGCAGGGCGGGGAAGGCGGGCTTGCTCATGAGGGGGAGTCTGCTGCCGCGAACCGGCGGGAAAGGCAATGGTTTTCGGGAGGCGGGCAGGACGGCGCGCGCCAAAAGGTCGCAGGGGCGGGGCGGGGGGAGAGCGGCCGCGACCGATGACCGCAAAAACTGTATGGTTTTGGGGTCGTCGGGCTTCTTCGCACTTCACAGGGATCCATGACCGATATCCACGATGCCGCCCTGTTCCTCGCCCATGCCTGCGCGCTGGAGGAGGACGCCGCCACCCGCTTCTCCGACCTGTCGGAGGCGATGAAGACCTATGGCAACCAGGAGGTCGCGGCCTTCTTCGGCCAGATGGCGAAATTCTCGCGTCTGCATCTGGCCGAGGCGCGGGAACGGTCGGGCTTCCGCAAGATCCCCGATCTGGCGCCGGAAGACTTCCAGTGGCCGGACGGCGACAGCCCGGAAGCGGCCTCGATGGAGGGGTCGCACTATCTGATGACGGTGGAATACGCGCTGGAGCTGGCGCTCGACAGCGAACGGCGCGGGCAGGCCTTCTACGCCGAGGTGGCGAAGACCACCACCGACGCCGAGGTCCGCATGATGGCCGAGGAGTTCGCCGCCGAAGAGGCCGAGCATGTCGCCCAGCTGGAGGTGTGGGCCAAGCGCTATCCGGCGCTGCAGCAGTAAGCGGGCATGTGAGGAAGGGGGCGTTGGCGGCCCCCTTCCCTGGTTACTTTGACAGGGCGGACCAGTCGATCTCGTACACCTTGTCGGCCGGCTGGTAGGTCTTGAAGGCGGCGATCACGTCGTCGACGCTGACGCCGCCCGGCACGTTCTGGATTTCGTAAACGACCGAGCTGCCGCTGGTCGGGCCGACGTCGGCGTTGCGGTGGGCCTGCGAGACCAGCCCTTCGCCGGCCTTCTTGATCATGATGGAAGCCATGCATCCGTCTCCTGTTGCGACTCGCCCGACCACAAAACCATAAACAAAAAGTGGTTTAACCGGAAGGCGGAAAGAACGGGAGATGGTTGCAGTGCGGCATTACGGCAGCGATGCGGCCTCCGTCACCACGGCGCGGCCGGGCATGCGATCCGGCTGGGCGCCGGCCACAGCGCCGGCGATGCCGCCGCTCAGCCAGGCGGAGAAGGCGTTGCGGCCGTTGGCGCTGGCCTGATCGCAGGCGGCGGTGGGAGCGGCGTCCTCATAATCGTCCGGCTCCGCGGCGGCGCTGCCGTAGTTCCACAGCGGCAGGCTGGCGGTCGAGGGCTGGGCGGCCGGTTCGGCGGCCGACGCGGTGGCGATCAGGCTGGGGGCCTGCCGGGCCGGGCGGCTGGAGACTTCGATCAGGGCGACGCGGATGCCGGCGGCCCAGGCGCGGTCGATGAAGGCGCGCACCTGCCGCTCGGTGGCGGTCGAGCCGGTGACGGCGCCCGGCGACCCGCCGGTCAGCCAGGCCGACGGGGTCGGGCCGCAGCCGCGCCGGTATTGCAGCGCCACCTGATCCTGGACGTAGGTCTGGCCGCGATAGAGCCGCAGCAGGCCGTTGCCGTAGCGTTGCAGCTCGTCCACCGGGTTGCGGCTGGCGGTCAGCAGGTTGCGGTCGAGCAGGATCAGCGTCGGCTTCACCGCGATCAGCCGGTCGAGCAGCGGCTCGAAGTCGGCGAACTGGGCCTGCCGGTGGACGATGCGCAGGAACTCCAGTCTGGGCACCCCGCGCTCGGCGGCGATCTTCGCCATGCCGGGCTCGTCCAGCGTGGCGTCGCGCAGGGCAGTGTCGCCCAGCGCCACCACCAGCACCGAATCGGGGGTGCGCGCCGCCCGCTCGGCAACCGCATTGATGCGGTTCAGGTTGTACCAGGCGAAGGGCTGGTCGTAGAGCAGGGAGCCGGTCCACAGCACTCCGAGCGCCGCCAGCCCGGCCAGAGCCAGCGGCACCAGCAGCACTCCGGTTGCCGCCATCCACCAGCGCCGCCGGCCCTGTCGCGGTGTCGCGGCGGTGGCGGTATCCGCGGCATGGGCAGGGAGGGAGTGCGGTTCCGGCTGGGGCTGTGGCTGGGGCTGTGGCTCCTGCGGGGCGAGATCGGACATCGGGCGTCTCCGGGCGTGCTGCGGCTACTCCCACAACGCGCGGGGGAGGCGAATCGACACACGGTAATTGGGGGTATCCCCAAGGTCCCGGAGCACCTCCGTCGCAGGGTCCCGGTTTGCCGAACGCGCCATTTCTGTGTAGGCTCCGACCACGGAGGACGGCCTTACAGCAGGGTTGGCCCCTTACAAAAGGGTTGGGCGATGAGCACCGAGATCCGCACCTTCACCATTCCCGATGCCGCCGCCGACGAGGCGCAGGCGCAGCTGTCCGCCTTCCTGCGGACGGTCGAGGTCCAGCGCATCGAAACCGCCTATGCCGACGGGGCGTGGCGCGTGCTGGTGCTGTTCACCGATCTCCGCCGCAAGGAGGAGTCGCAGCAGATCGAGGCGGCCATCGCCGCCGCGCTGAACGGCTGGCGCGACAAGGCCGCCACCCAGGCCGGGGTGACCCGCGACGCCATCCTGGCTGACGATCTGGTGCAGGAGATCGCCCGCTTCGCCCCGACGACGGAGCATGAGCTGTCGATCATCGTCAACGCCCGTGGCCAGACGACATCCTCCTTCGGCGGCGAGATCGTGCAGGTGGTGCGCTCGACGCTGGACCTGCTGATCGACTGACCCTGCTGATCGACTGGCGGGACTTCCACCGGGAGGCGGCCTATCCGATTCGGCAAGGCCGGCCACAGCCAAAGGCTGTGCTGTTGCTGCCGTAAGCGTTGGTTGGTTCGGGCGGACTGGTATGCCAGGATGCACCCTTCACTGGCACCGGTGGGTGGGGTGGTTGTGGCTTCCAAGGATCATCCGAAACGACGTGGCGCAGGGCCGGTCATTGCCGGGGCGGATGCGGCCGAGCCGGACATCACTTGGACCACGGTCCCGGATTATCGGAAGATGGCGCACGAACTCGCCCAGCTGGGGGCGGAGGCCGCGCAGCGTGCCCGCATGACCGGCGACGGCCATTACGACCGGCTGGCGCGGACGCTGACCAACCGGGCGGGCGAGATCCTGAACGATCTGGAGCGCAGCGGGAAGATTTGATGGCCGGGGCATCGGCCGGGGTGGCGGATGCGGAAATGGAAACGGCGCCCTTGTGGGGCGCCGTTTCGTGCTTTCGGGGGGGGCTGATTGCCCCCACCCCACCCTCCTCCGCTGGGCAAAGGAGGGTCAGGATGGGACGGGGATCAGACCACCTTGGCGTCGTGCATGGCGGCGATCTGGTCCTTGTTGTAGCCGAGCTGGGCCAGAACCTCGTCGGTGTGCTCGCCGAGCAGCGGGGAGCCGGTGACCTCGACCGTCATGTCGGAGAACTTGATCGGGCTGCCCACCGTCAGGTACTTGCCGCGCACCTTGTGGTCGACCTCCACCACCGTGCCGCTGGCGCGCAGCGACGGGTCGTTGGCGATCTCCTTCATCGACAGCACCGGCGAGCACGGGATGTCGTACTTGCGCAGGATGTCGACGGCCTCGAACTTGGTCTTGTCCTTCAGCCAATCCTCGATGATCGCGAAGATGTCGAAGATCTTGTCCTGACGCGCCTCGGCGGTGTTGTAGGCCGGGTCGTCGATCCACTCCTCGCGGCCCAGCGCCTTGCAGATCGGCGCCCAGGCGTGGCCCTGGATGGTGAAGTAGATGTAGGCGTTGGGATCGGTCTCCCAGCCCTTGCACTTCAGCACCCAACCCGGCTGGCCGCCGCCGCCGGCATTGCCGCCGCGCGGAACCACGTCGGTGAACTTGCCGTGCGGGTACTGCGGGTATTCCTCCAGGTAGCCGACGCGGTCCAGGCGCTGCTGGTCGCGCAGCTTGACGCGGCAGAGGTTCAGGACGCTGTCCTGCATCGACACGGCGACCTTCTGGCCCTTGCCGGTCTTGGTGCGGGCCATCAGCGCGGTCAGGATGCCGATGGCGAGGTGCATGCCGGTGTTGCTGTCGCCGAGGGCGGCGGCGGACACGGTCGGCGGGCCGTCCCAGAAGCCGGTGGTCGAGGCGGCACCGCCGGCGCACTGGGCGACGTTCTCATAGACCTTCAGGTCCTGGTAATGGTGGCCGTCGCTGAAGCCCTTGACCGAGGCGACGATCATGCCGGGGTTCAGCTCGCGGATCTTGTCCCAGCTGAAGCCCATGCGGTCGAGCGCGCCGGGGCCGAAATTCTCGACCAGAACGTCGGATTCCTTGATCAGACGGGTCAGGACCTCCTTGCCCTCGGCCGTCTTGGTGTCCAGCGTCAGGGAGCGCTTGTTGCTGTTCAGCATGGTGAAATAGAGCGCGTCGGCGCCCGGGATGTCACGCAGCTGGCTGCGGGTGACGTCGCCGGCACCCGGACGTTCGACCTTGATCACGTCCGCGCCGTACCAGGCCAGAAGCTGGGTGCAGGCGGGGCCGGCCTGCACATGGGTGAAGTCGATGATCTTGATGCCTTCGAGCGGCTTGGTCATGACTGCAACACTCCCTTATTTCGCGTTGTTTCAGTTCGTCTCTTGGATTTGCTCAAAAGTCCGCGCGGCACTCAGCCGGCCGCCGCCACGCCTGCTTGGGTGGCGGCTTGGGCGGCGGCTTCCAGTTCGC from Azospirillum sp. TSH100 carries:
- a CDS encoding ferritin family protein, giving the protein MTDIHDAALFLAHACALEEDAATRFSDLSEAMKTYGNQEVAAFFGQMAKFSRLHLAEARERSGFRKIPDLAPEDFQWPDGDSPEAASMEGSHYLMTVEYALELALDSERRGQAFYAEVAKTTTDAEVRMMAEEFAAEEAEHVAQLEVWAKRYPALQQ
- a CDS encoding HRDC domain-containing protein: MSTEIRTFTIPDAAADEAQAQLSAFLRTVEVQRIETAYADGAWRVLVLFTDLRRKEESQQIEAAIAAALNGWRDKAATQAGVTRDAILADDLVQEIARFAPTTEHELSIIVNARGQTTSSFGGEIVQVVRSTLDLLID
- the frc gene encoding formyl-CoA transferase, giving the protein MTKPLEGIKIIDFTHVQAGPACTQLLAWYGADVIKVERPGAGDVTRSQLRDIPGADALYFTMLNSNKRSLTLDTKTAEGKEVLTRLIKESDVLVENFGPGALDRMGFSWDKIRELNPGMIVASVKGFSDGHHYQDLKVYENVAQCAGGAASTTGFWDGPPTVSAAALGDSNTGMHLAIGILTALMARTKTGKGQKVAVSMQDSVLNLCRVKLRDQQRLDRVGYLEEYPQYPHGKFTDVVPRGGNAGGGGQPGWVLKCKGWETDPNAYIYFTIQGHAWAPICKALGREEWIDDPAYNTAEARQDKIFDIFAIIEDWLKDKTKFEAVDILRKYDIPCSPVLSMKEIANDPSLRASGTVVEVDHKVRGKYLTVGSPIKFSDMTVEVTGSPLLGEHTDEVLAQLGYNKDQIAAMHDAKVV
- the hrpB gene encoding ATP-dependent helicase HrpB, giving the protein MSKPAFPALPPLPIDPVLPALLEALDSRGTAVLQAPPGAGKTTRVPLALLEAGWLKGRKILVLEPRRLAARAAARRMASMLGEAVGETVGYRVRLDTKIGPKTRIEVVTDGLFLRQLQEDPELPAVGAVLFDEFHERGIDSDLALALVQEARGALRDDLRLVVMSATLDAAPVATLLADTQGPAAMVTSEGRAYPVETRHLDAPAPTGRMDGTRIEDAVAAAVRRALREEPGNALVFLPGVGEIRRVQSLLDQSDLGPNTVIAPLYGDLSAEAQDRAIAPTPPGQRKIVLATSIAETSLTIEGIRIVVDSGLMRVPRFDPRGGMTRLATVKVSQASAEQRRGRAGRLEPGVCYRLWPEATHKALAPFTTPEIADADLAPLALELAVWGVSDPAGLSWLDQPPPAAIAQARELLTGLGALDRKGAITPHGRRMAGFGVHPRLAHMMLAGKAMGQGALACLVAALLGERDIVRSQPGFRDADLRLRVDLLRGEERGGQGAARGLSVDRGGAQQAVKQARQWRRQLGVRDDDAMDSNAVGILLALAYPDRIGQRRPGGQPGGVAAQYRLSGGRGAYFQQAEPLSAEEWLAIADLDGAARESRIFLAAPVTLADLEESFADDIRTETIVAWDAREQMVLARRRRMLFALILKDEKLAKPPADAMVAAMIEGIRALGPACLPWTDELRKWRTRVMFLRAREGDVHGWPDLSDAALMDGLEEWLAPFLDGVSRRAHLERIDLSSALRALLPWELKTRLDAEAPTHVEVPSGSRIPIDYDGEEPVLAVRLQEMFGLAETPRIAGGRVPVLLHLLSPARRPVQVTRDLASFWANAYKAVKADLKGQYPKHYWPDNPLEAEPTARAKPRGR